A single region of the Salvia miltiorrhiza cultivar Shanhuang (shh) chromosome 8, IMPLAD_Smil_shh, whole genome shotgun sequence genome encodes:
- the LOC130997558 gene encoding ribonuclease II, chloroplastic/mitochondrial isoform X2 has product MVSDQNGVMASIKPQQITFIVPGVKNFDHMEISDFIQKAQDNLDPSLLEFAWIELVEKNKSITVEELAEMMFGSAEPLESYSAHLLLSKDDIYFTTLESKGSCSVYGPRPAVQVEELMRRKHAKEAADRELEEFVNLLRSARDMPLHAKPPKSMWSSEEKNQKKIEILQAYAIDDCRNDDEKKTAGMILKGVGLARTASAAMNLLIDIGYFPVHINLDILKLNIHTDYAEEILIAAERLLLESPDPDEAERKDLTHLKVYAIDVDEADELDDALSATRLQDGRIKIWIHVADPTRLVQPGSIIDKEAMKRSTSVFLPSATYPMFPEKLAMEGMSLKQGEHCKAVTVSVVLHGDGGIAEYSVENSIIKPTYMLTYESATELLHLNLEEEAELRLLSEAATLRFQWRRRQGAIDTSTLEARIKVTNPDDLEPLIKLYVENQADPAMRLVSEMMILCGEVMATFGSLNKIALPYRGQPQSNIDISDFVHLPEGPVRSSAIVKTMRAAEFDFRKPTRHGVLGLPGYVQFTSPIRRYMDLLAHYQVKAFLRGDSPPFSAGQLEGMASMGNMNVRLVRRLSSSSLRYWMIEYLRQQPKEKKFSALVLRFIKDRVAAILLVEVGVQGSAWVSLGVQVGDEVKVLVEEAHPRDDVLIFKEAQGI; this is encoded by the exons ATGGTTTCCGATCAG AATGGTGTAATGGCATCTATTAAGCCGCAACAAATTACTTTCATTGTCCCCGGTGTCAAGAACTTTGATCATATGGAGATATCAGACTTTATTCAGAAAGCACAAGATAATCTG GACCCTTCTCTGCTTGAATTCGCATGGATTGAACTTGTTGAAAAGAATAAATCAATAACTGTGGAAGAGCTTGCAGAG ATGATGTTTGGTAGTGCGGAACCTCTGGAAAGCTATTCTGCTCATTTGTTGCTCTCGAAGGATGATATATACTTCACAACACTGGAATCTAAAGGTTCATGTTCTGTTTATGGGCCCAGACCTGCTGTTCAG GTCGAAGAACTTATGCGCAGGAAGCATGCCAAAGAGGCTGCAGATAGGGAACTTGAAGAGTTTGTTAATTTACTGAGATCTGCCAGGGATATGCCGCTTCATGCGAAGCCCCCAAAGTCCATGTGGAGCTCTGAagagaaaaatcagaaaaaaattGAGATTCTTCAAGCATATGCAATTGATGATTGTAGGAATGACGATGAAAAGAAGACTGCTGGGATG ATTTTGAAGGGCGTAGGACTTGCTAGAACAGCATCAGCAGCAATGAATCTCCTCATTGATATTGGTTATTTCCCAGTGCACATTAATCTTGATATATTGAAGCTCAACATCCATACTGATTATGCAGAAGAGATTCTTATAGCTGCCGAAAGACTTTTGCTCGAGTCACCTGACCCAGATGAG gCTGAGAGAAAAGATCTTACTCACTTGAAGGTTTATGCCATTGATGTTGATGAAGCTGATGAG CTCGATGATGCACTGAGTGCAACTAGGCTTCAGGATGGCCGTATAAAGATCTGGATCCATGTTGCAGATCCTACAAGATTGGTCCAGCCTGGAAGCATTATAGACAA AGAGGCAATGAAGAGGAGCACTTCTGTTTTTTTACCATCTGCTACTTACCCAATGTTCCCTGAGAAGTTAGCCATGGAAGGCATGAGTTTGAAGCAAGGGGAGCACTGCAAAGCTGTCACAGTGTCGGTTGTGCTGCATGGTGATGGTGG CATTGCAGAATATTCTGTTGAAAACTCAATCATCAAACCAACATATATGTTGACTTATGAGAGTGCAACAGAACTCCTTCATTTGAACCTTGAAGAGGAGGCTGAACTTAGACTTCTTTCAGAGGCTGCTACACTCCGATTTCAATGGCGTCGAAGGCAG GGTGCAATAGACACATCTACATTAGAAGCCAGAATCAAGGTGACTAATCCAGATGATCTAGAGCCCTTGATCAAGCTGTATGTGGAGAATCAGGCTGATCCTGCTATGCGTCTTGTATCTGAGATGATGATACTTTGCGGCGAAGTTATGGCCACTTTTGGTTCTTTGAACAAAATCGCCTTACCTTACCGGGGACAACCTCAGTCAAATATTGATATATCTGATTTTGTTCATCTTCCTGAAGGCCCAGTAAGGAGTTCTGCTATAGTTAAAACCATGCGTGCTGCTGAATTCGATTTCAGGAAGCCTACACGTCACGGAGTTTTAGGACTTCCTGGATATGTCCAATTCACATCTCCCATACGTAGATATATGGATCTACTGGCTCACTATCAG GTAAAAGCTTTTCTCAGGGGAGATTCTCCTCCTTTCTCAGCAGGACAGCTGGAGGGGATGGCATCTATGGGAAATATGAATGTGAGGTTAGTGAGGCGGCTTAGCTCTAGCAGTCTCCGTTATTGGATGATAGAATACCTGAGGCAGCAACCAAAAGAAAAGAAGTTTTCTGCATTGGTCCTACGATTTATCAAAGATAGAGTTGCTGCAATACTCTTGGTGGAG GTTGGAGTACAAGGTTCTGCTTGGGTATCTCTCGGTGTACAGGTAGGCGATGAAGTAAAAGTTCTTGTAGAGGAAGCGCATCCACGTGATGATGTTCTTATATTCAAGGAGGCTCAAGGGATTTAG
- the LOC130997558 gene encoding ribonuclease II, chloroplastic/mitochondrial isoform X1 codes for MAVRLMNGGSAIFRCCAVSPPPTALRCCLRHHKHVPLHSSACLSISRRLRCRRISFGYEAVRRYSAQSLVDMMMEELESLRKRGVARASNKLELETSDELLEDKPGKKTLQKGLLLEFKKDSERVLLAVVQKPDGKKNWMVSDQNGVMASIKPQQITFIVPGVKNFDHMEISDFIQKAQDNLDPSLLEFAWIELVEKNKSITVEELAEMMFGSAEPLESYSAHLLLSKDDIYFTTLESKGSCSVYGPRPAVQVEELMRRKHAKEAADRELEEFVNLLRSARDMPLHAKPPKSMWSSEEKNQKKIEILQAYAIDDCRNDDEKKTAGMILKGVGLARTASAAMNLLIDIGYFPVHINLDILKLNIHTDYAEEILIAAERLLLESPDPDEAERKDLTHLKVYAIDVDEADELDDALSATRLQDGRIKIWIHVADPTRLVQPGSIIDKEAMKRSTSVFLPSATYPMFPEKLAMEGMSLKQGEHCKAVTVSVVLHGDGGIAEYSVENSIIKPTYMLTYESATELLHLNLEEEAELRLLSEAATLRFQWRRRQGAIDTSTLEARIKVTNPDDLEPLIKLYVENQADPAMRLVSEMMILCGEVMATFGSLNKIALPYRGQPQSNIDISDFVHLPEGPVRSSAIVKTMRAAEFDFRKPTRHGVLGLPGYVQFTSPIRRYMDLLAHYQVKAFLRGDSPPFSAGQLEGMASMGNMNVRLVRRLSSSSLRYWMIEYLRQQPKEKKFSALVLRFIKDRVAAILLVEVGVQGSAWVSLGVQVGDEVKVLVEEAHPRDDVLIFKEAQGI; via the exons ATGGCGGTTCGCCTCATGAACGGCGGTAGCGCAATCTTCCGCTGCTGCGCAGTGTCGCCGCCGCCCACCGCCCTAAGGTGCTGCCTGCGCCACCATAAGCATGTTCCGTTGCACTCCTCCGCTTGCTTGTCAATTTCCCGGCGACTTCGTTGTCGCCGCATATCATTTGGCTATGAGGCGGTTCGGAGGTACTCGGCGCAGAGTCTGGTGGATATGATGATGGAGGAGCTGGAGTCACTCCGGAAGCGCGGTGTAGCTCGCGCCTCAAACAA ATTAGAATTGGAAACTAGTGATGAGCTTCTCGAAGATAAGCCTGGAAAGAAGACTCTTCAGAAAGGATTGTTGCTAGAGTTCAAGAAGGATTCAGAGAGGGTCTTACTAGCAGTTGTGCAGAAACCGGATGGCAAAAAGAACTGGATGGTTTCCGATCAG AATGGTGTAATGGCATCTATTAAGCCGCAACAAATTACTTTCATTGTCCCCGGTGTCAAGAACTTTGATCATATGGAGATATCAGACTTTATTCAGAAAGCACAAGATAATCTG GACCCTTCTCTGCTTGAATTCGCATGGATTGAACTTGTTGAAAAGAATAAATCAATAACTGTGGAAGAGCTTGCAGAG ATGATGTTTGGTAGTGCGGAACCTCTGGAAAGCTATTCTGCTCATTTGTTGCTCTCGAAGGATGATATATACTTCACAACACTGGAATCTAAAGGTTCATGTTCTGTTTATGGGCCCAGACCTGCTGTTCAG GTCGAAGAACTTATGCGCAGGAAGCATGCCAAAGAGGCTGCAGATAGGGAACTTGAAGAGTTTGTTAATTTACTGAGATCTGCCAGGGATATGCCGCTTCATGCGAAGCCCCCAAAGTCCATGTGGAGCTCTGAagagaaaaatcagaaaaaaattGAGATTCTTCAAGCATATGCAATTGATGATTGTAGGAATGACGATGAAAAGAAGACTGCTGGGATG ATTTTGAAGGGCGTAGGACTTGCTAGAACAGCATCAGCAGCAATGAATCTCCTCATTGATATTGGTTATTTCCCAGTGCACATTAATCTTGATATATTGAAGCTCAACATCCATACTGATTATGCAGAAGAGATTCTTATAGCTGCCGAAAGACTTTTGCTCGAGTCACCTGACCCAGATGAG gCTGAGAGAAAAGATCTTACTCACTTGAAGGTTTATGCCATTGATGTTGATGAAGCTGATGAG CTCGATGATGCACTGAGTGCAACTAGGCTTCAGGATGGCCGTATAAAGATCTGGATCCATGTTGCAGATCCTACAAGATTGGTCCAGCCTGGAAGCATTATAGACAA AGAGGCAATGAAGAGGAGCACTTCTGTTTTTTTACCATCTGCTACTTACCCAATGTTCCCTGAGAAGTTAGCCATGGAAGGCATGAGTTTGAAGCAAGGGGAGCACTGCAAAGCTGTCACAGTGTCGGTTGTGCTGCATGGTGATGGTGG CATTGCAGAATATTCTGTTGAAAACTCAATCATCAAACCAACATATATGTTGACTTATGAGAGTGCAACAGAACTCCTTCATTTGAACCTTGAAGAGGAGGCTGAACTTAGACTTCTTTCAGAGGCTGCTACACTCCGATTTCAATGGCGTCGAAGGCAG GGTGCAATAGACACATCTACATTAGAAGCCAGAATCAAGGTGACTAATCCAGATGATCTAGAGCCCTTGATCAAGCTGTATGTGGAGAATCAGGCTGATCCTGCTATGCGTCTTGTATCTGAGATGATGATACTTTGCGGCGAAGTTATGGCCACTTTTGGTTCTTTGAACAAAATCGCCTTACCTTACCGGGGACAACCTCAGTCAAATATTGATATATCTGATTTTGTTCATCTTCCTGAAGGCCCAGTAAGGAGTTCTGCTATAGTTAAAACCATGCGTGCTGCTGAATTCGATTTCAGGAAGCCTACACGTCACGGAGTTTTAGGACTTCCTGGATATGTCCAATTCACATCTCCCATACGTAGATATATGGATCTACTGGCTCACTATCAG GTAAAAGCTTTTCTCAGGGGAGATTCTCCTCCTTTCTCAGCAGGACAGCTGGAGGGGATGGCATCTATGGGAAATATGAATGTGAGGTTAGTGAGGCGGCTTAGCTCTAGCAGTCTCCGTTATTGGATGATAGAATACCTGAGGCAGCAACCAAAAGAAAAGAAGTTTTCTGCATTGGTCCTACGATTTATCAAAGATAGAGTTGCTGCAATACTCTTGGTGGAG GTTGGAGTACAAGGTTCTGCTTGGGTATCTCTCGGTGTACAGGTAGGCGATGAAGTAAAAGTTCTTGTAGAGGAAGCGCATCCACGTGATGATGTTCTTATATTCAAGGAGGCTCAAGGGATTTAG
- the LOC130997558 gene encoding ribonuclease II, chloroplastic/mitochondrial isoform X3, with protein MASIKPQQITFIVPGVKNFDHMEISDFIQKAQDNLDPSLLEFAWIELVEKNKSITVEELAEMMFGSAEPLESYSAHLLLSKDDIYFTTLESKGSCSVYGPRPAVQVEELMRRKHAKEAADRELEEFVNLLRSARDMPLHAKPPKSMWSSEEKNQKKIEILQAYAIDDCRNDDEKKTAGMILKGVGLARTASAAMNLLIDIGYFPVHINLDILKLNIHTDYAEEILIAAERLLLESPDPDEAERKDLTHLKVYAIDVDEADELDDALSATRLQDGRIKIWIHVADPTRLVQPGSIIDKEAMKRSTSVFLPSATYPMFPEKLAMEGMSLKQGEHCKAVTVSVVLHGDGGIAEYSVENSIIKPTYMLTYESATELLHLNLEEEAELRLLSEAATLRFQWRRRQGAIDTSTLEARIKVTNPDDLEPLIKLYVENQADPAMRLVSEMMILCGEVMATFGSLNKIALPYRGQPQSNIDISDFVHLPEGPVRSSAIVKTMRAAEFDFRKPTRHGVLGLPGYVQFTSPIRRYMDLLAHYQVKAFLRGDSPPFSAGQLEGMASMGNMNVRLVRRLSSSSLRYWMIEYLRQQPKEKKFSALVLRFIKDRVAAILLVEVGVQGSAWVSLGVQVGDEVKVLVEEAHPRDDVLIFKEAQGI; from the exons ATGGCATCTATTAAGCCGCAACAAATTACTTTCATTGTCCCCGGTGTCAAGAACTTTGATCATATGGAGATATCAGACTTTATTCAGAAAGCACAAGATAATCTG GACCCTTCTCTGCTTGAATTCGCATGGATTGAACTTGTTGAAAAGAATAAATCAATAACTGTGGAAGAGCTTGCAGAG ATGATGTTTGGTAGTGCGGAACCTCTGGAAAGCTATTCTGCTCATTTGTTGCTCTCGAAGGATGATATATACTTCACAACACTGGAATCTAAAGGTTCATGTTCTGTTTATGGGCCCAGACCTGCTGTTCAG GTCGAAGAACTTATGCGCAGGAAGCATGCCAAAGAGGCTGCAGATAGGGAACTTGAAGAGTTTGTTAATTTACTGAGATCTGCCAGGGATATGCCGCTTCATGCGAAGCCCCCAAAGTCCATGTGGAGCTCTGAagagaaaaatcagaaaaaaattGAGATTCTTCAAGCATATGCAATTGATGATTGTAGGAATGACGATGAAAAGAAGACTGCTGGGATG ATTTTGAAGGGCGTAGGACTTGCTAGAACAGCATCAGCAGCAATGAATCTCCTCATTGATATTGGTTATTTCCCAGTGCACATTAATCTTGATATATTGAAGCTCAACATCCATACTGATTATGCAGAAGAGATTCTTATAGCTGCCGAAAGACTTTTGCTCGAGTCACCTGACCCAGATGAG gCTGAGAGAAAAGATCTTACTCACTTGAAGGTTTATGCCATTGATGTTGATGAAGCTGATGAG CTCGATGATGCACTGAGTGCAACTAGGCTTCAGGATGGCCGTATAAAGATCTGGATCCATGTTGCAGATCCTACAAGATTGGTCCAGCCTGGAAGCATTATAGACAA AGAGGCAATGAAGAGGAGCACTTCTGTTTTTTTACCATCTGCTACTTACCCAATGTTCCCTGAGAAGTTAGCCATGGAAGGCATGAGTTTGAAGCAAGGGGAGCACTGCAAAGCTGTCACAGTGTCGGTTGTGCTGCATGGTGATGGTGG CATTGCAGAATATTCTGTTGAAAACTCAATCATCAAACCAACATATATGTTGACTTATGAGAGTGCAACAGAACTCCTTCATTTGAACCTTGAAGAGGAGGCTGAACTTAGACTTCTTTCAGAGGCTGCTACACTCCGATTTCAATGGCGTCGAAGGCAG GGTGCAATAGACACATCTACATTAGAAGCCAGAATCAAGGTGACTAATCCAGATGATCTAGAGCCCTTGATCAAGCTGTATGTGGAGAATCAGGCTGATCCTGCTATGCGTCTTGTATCTGAGATGATGATACTTTGCGGCGAAGTTATGGCCACTTTTGGTTCTTTGAACAAAATCGCCTTACCTTACCGGGGACAACCTCAGTCAAATATTGATATATCTGATTTTGTTCATCTTCCTGAAGGCCCAGTAAGGAGTTCTGCTATAGTTAAAACCATGCGTGCTGCTGAATTCGATTTCAGGAAGCCTACACGTCACGGAGTTTTAGGACTTCCTGGATATGTCCAATTCACATCTCCCATACGTAGATATATGGATCTACTGGCTCACTATCAG GTAAAAGCTTTTCTCAGGGGAGATTCTCCTCCTTTCTCAGCAGGACAGCTGGAGGGGATGGCATCTATGGGAAATATGAATGTGAGGTTAGTGAGGCGGCTTAGCTCTAGCAGTCTCCGTTATTGGATGATAGAATACCTGAGGCAGCAACCAAAAGAAAAGAAGTTTTCTGCATTGGTCCTACGATTTATCAAAGATAGAGTTGCTGCAATACTCTTGGTGGAG GTTGGAGTACAAGGTTCTGCTTGGGTATCTCTCGGTGTACAGGTAGGCGATGAAGTAAAAGTTCTTGTAGAGGAAGCGCATCCACGTGATGATGTTCTTATATTCAAGGAGGCTCAAGGGATTTAG
- the LOC130997559 gene encoding RHOMBOID-like protein 1: MDNAANNIQVRVHSRRGANMIHPVSLESPSPAAAAAVVYREVKHFKKWFPWLIPFFIVANTVMFIITMSVNNCPKNSVSCVAGFLGRLSFQPFKENPLLGPSSSALEKMGALDVAKVVHQHQGWRLITCMWLHGGVFHLLANMLSLLVIGIRLEREFGFAKIGLLYLISGFGGSLLSALFIQSNISVGASGALFGLLGGMLSELITNWSIYANKIAALSTLIVIIVINLAVGILPHVDNFAHLGGFMSGFLLGFVFLIRPQYGWVSQRYAPAGSVTSSTPRFKPYQCILWVLSLIFLIVGFTVGLVLLLRGEDLNDHCSWCHYLSCVPTSRWSCNTQPISCQAVQTGNQYTLTCSNSSKSRTYSLVNPTTTQIQGLCTQLCR; this comes from the exons ATGGACAATGCCGCCAACAACATACAGGTTCGAGTGCACTCACGGCGGGGCGCCAACATGATCCACCCCGTTTCGCTAGAGTCTCCGtcgcccgccgccgccgccgccgtcgtctACAGAGAAGTGAAGCATTTCAAGAAATGGTTCCCGTGGCTGATACCTTTCTTCATAGTAGCAAACACGGTGATGTTTATTATCACAATGTCTGTGAATAATTGCCCCAAGAATTCCGTCTCTTGCGTTGCTGGGTTTTTGGGGAGGCTTTCGTTTCAGCCCTTTAAGGAAAATCCTCTTCTTGGCCCTTCCTCTTCGGC GTTGGAGAAGATGGGTGCTTTAGATGTGGCTAAAGTCGTTCACCAACATCAAGGATGGAGGCTTATCACCTGTATGTGGTTACATGGCGGGGTTTTTCACTTGCTCGCCAACATGTTGAGTCTGTTAGTTATTGGCATCCGACTTGAGCGAGAATTTGGATTCG CGAAAATAGGTTTGCTTTATCTCATTTCTGGATTTGGTGGGAGTCTGTTATCTGCTCTTTTCATTCAATCAAATATATCCGTGGGTGCTTCTGGTGCACTCTTTGGATTGTTGGGAGGAATGCTGTCGGAGCTTATTACTAATTGGAGTATATACGCTAACAAG ATAGCAGCCTTGTCGACGCTTATTGTGATTATTGTAATCAACCTAGCAGTAGGAATCCTCCCACACGTCGACAACTTTGCTCATCTTGGAGGATTTATGTCCGGTTTCCTCCTAGGTTTCGTGTTTTTGATTCGACCACAGTATGGGTGGGTGAGCCAGAGATATGCTCCGGCTGGGTCAGTGACTTCAAGTACCCCGAGATTCAAGCCGTACCAGTGCATACTTTGGGTGCTTTCTTTGATCTTTCTTATTGTCGG GTTCACAGTGGGGTTGGTTTTGCTCCTCCGTGGAGAGGATCTAAACGATCACTGCTCTTGGTGCCATTATCTCAGCTGCGTTCCTACCTCCAGATGGAGCTGCAACACGCAGCCTATCTCGTGTCAG GCTGTGCAAACAGGGAACCAGTACACATTAACATGCTCAAACAGCAGCAAAAGCAGGACATATTCACTTGTTAATCCCACAACCACACAGATTCAAGGATTGTGCACCCAACTCTGTCGATAA
- the LOC130997560 gene encoding uncharacterized protein LOC130997560: MEDQKHMPDALLSKPRKKKASSQHPEMFQSPGESMSVKRSNEIRTFSRQKGPKPTKRGVVNEVSPSLQPERLIPDSVQDSSTSGNEYRALRRKYLLLEEESFGLGKELKEVEDDVKTLEEEKLSLLDELVVLEGLIDPSDIQSQAQRLQ; the protein is encoded by the coding sequence ATGGAAGATCAGAAGCACATGCCAGATGCTTTGCTTAGTAAGCCCAGAAAAAAGAAGGCTTCATCCCAGCACCCTGAAATGTTTCAATCACCTGGGGAGAGCATGAGCGTGAAGAGATCCAATGAGATACGGACATTCTCCCGCCAAAAGGGGCCAAAACCCACCAAAAGGGGCGTCGTTAATGAAGTCTCACCATCACTGCAACCAGAGAGACTGATCCCAGATTCAGTACAAGACTCCTCGACCTCAGGAAACGAGTACAGAGCCCTTAGGCGCAAGTATTTGCTCTTGGAGGAGGAAAGTTTCGGGTTGGGAAAAGAGTTGAAGGAAGTCGAGGATGATGTCAAGACCCTCGAAGAAGAGAAGCTTTCTCTATTGGATGAGCTTGTTGTCTTAGAAGGCCTTATTGATCCTTCAGATATTCAGTCTCAAGCCCAAAGATTGCAATGA
- the LOC130998298 gene encoding uncharacterized protein LOC130998298 — protein sequence MANIAKLEFIALDISGKNYMSWTLDADIHLISRGLGETIKEGNKASDQDRAKALIFLRHHLHDDLKTEYLTVKDPQELWMNLKDRFDHQKTVVLPKARYEWMHLRLQDFKSVSAYNSELFRIVSKLKLCGEKISDTDMLEKTFSTFHASNVLLQQQYRERGFKKYSELIACLLVAEQNNELLLKNHALRPTGSAALPEANATFNHDNGRGRGNQRGRGRGRGRGYGRGRGRGKPHDATFSNKKHKASNEHNSYKKEGECQRCGMTGHWARTCRTAKHLADLYQDSIKGKGKKESNNVDFDGPIDTTHLDVSDFFDDPKGDNIDQLIGGGVLEDNNMDTV from the coding sequence ATGGCAAACATAGCCAAACTTGAGTTCATCGCCCTTGACATCTCGGGCAAGAATTACATGTCATGGACTCTTGATGCTGATATTCACCTGATCTCAAGGGGTCTAGGAGAAACTATCAAAGAAGGAAACAAAGCGTCCGACCAGGATCGCGCTAAGGCACTAATATTCCTTCGTCATCACCTTCATGATGACCTTAAGACAGAGTATCTGACTGTCAAAGATCCACAAGAATTGTGGATGAACCTCAAAGACAGGTTTGATCATCAAAAGACTGTCGTCCTTCCTAAAGCTCGTTACGAGTGGATGCATCTAAGACTGCAAGACTTTAAGTCTGTGAGTGCTTATAATTCTGAATTATTTAGAATTGTTTCTAAATTGAAACTTTGTGGAGAAAAAATTAGTGATACTGATATGCTTGAGAAAACATTCTCCACTTTTCATGCTTCTAATGTGCTGTTACAGCAACAATATAGAGAGCGGGGTTTCAAAAAGTATTCAGAATTAATAGCTTGTTTGTTGGTTGCCGAGCAAAATAATGAATTGCTCTTGAAAAATCACGCACTCCGCCCCACCGGTTCCGCTGCATTGCCTGAAGCCAATGCAACTTTCAACCATGATAATGGACGTGGTCGTGGGAACCAACGTGGACGTGGGCGTGGACGTGGACGTGGATATGGTCGTGGTCGTGGACGCGGTAAACCACATGATGCAACCTTTAGCAACAAAAAGCATAAAGCATCCAACGAGCACAATTCATACAAAAAGGAAGGTGAATGCCAAAGGTGTGGTATGACAGGACATTGGGCACGTACTTGCCGAACAGCAAAACACCTTGCAGATCTATATCAAGATTCAATCAAGGGAAAAGGCAAGAAGGAGTCCAATAATGTTGACTTTGACGGTCCAATTGATACTACTCATTTAGATGTCTCCGACTTCTTTGATGACCCAAAAGGAGATAATATAGATCAATTGATCGGTGGTGGTGTGCTTGAAGATAATAATATGGACACTGTTTAg